One genomic region from Natrinema caseinilyticum encodes:
- a CDS encoding type 1 glutamine amidotransferase domain-containing protein encodes MTEALFVVSEEGYWGEECVEPLETLSEAGIEITVATPSGSPPVIDERSIDPDQVGEETAEHVREVHETDERLNDPIPVAQADAEGYDAVVFPGGHGTAWDINQDKHARGLLRDIVEGDGKALVVCHAVGMLAFARDSHGAFIVNGRDVTGFPNEWEEGIVDEADRMPDGRKLPYWVEDEVTAAGGNWDAELDADTSVTVDGDLITGRGPGSSSAAAETLLEELGIELEA; translated from the coding sequence ATGACGGAAGCACTGTTCGTCGTCAGCGAGGAAGGGTACTGGGGAGAAGAATGCGTCGAGCCCCTCGAGACGCTTTCTGAAGCGGGAATCGAGATTACGGTCGCGACCCCGTCGGGGAGTCCGCCGGTGATCGACGAACGATCGATCGATCCCGACCAGGTCGGCGAAGAAACCGCCGAGCACGTCCGTGAGGTCCACGAGACCGACGAGCGACTGAACGATCCGATCCCGGTCGCACAGGCCGACGCCGAGGGGTACGACGCCGTCGTCTTCCCCGGCGGCCACGGCACGGCGTGGGACATCAACCAGGACAAACACGCCCGCGGACTCCTCCGCGATATCGTCGAGGGCGACGGCAAGGCGCTCGTCGTCTGTCACGCCGTCGGCATGCTCGCGTTCGCCCGCGACAGCCACGGCGCGTTCATCGTCAACGGTCGCGACGTGACCGGATTCCCCAACGAGTGGGAGGAGGGCATCGTCGACGAGGCGGACCGAATGCCCGACGGTCGCAAGCTGCCCTACTGGGTCGAAGACGAAGTGACGGCGGCGGGTGGCAACTGGGACGCCGAACTCGACGCCGACACCAGCGTCACCGTCGACGGCGACCTCATCACCGGCCGCGGCCCCGGCTCCTCGAGCGCGGCCGCCGAAACCCTGCTCGAAGAACTCGGCATCGAACTCGAGGCCTGA
- a CDS encoding DUF1918 domain-containing protein, which produces MSFEEDDRVVLHDEHSEFDGETGTVTQTMESMFGDVTYTISFDDGQEAGVPEDDLEAADDVADADEE; this is translated from the coding sequence ATGAGCTTCGAGGAAGACGACCGCGTCGTTCTGCACGACGAGCACAGCGAATTCGACGGCGAAACCGGCACCGTAACCCAGACGATGGAGTCGATGTTCGGTGACGTCACGTACACCATCAGCTTCGACGACGGTCAGGAGGCCGGCGTCCCCGAGGACGACCTCGAGGCGGCCGACGACGTTGCGGACGCGGACGAGGAGTAG
- a CDS encoding RNA-binding protein yields the protein MPQIPLHYVDLRTFCYATEDEKRVEQALRTFLPEEFEIDRAESEGHYGDRILVLSARVEKADDVRHVLSRLADLETFDQLIDELDERVTENTELFLRFDKQAAFEGAVRLGDGITFRAKVEAYPAKKEQAVENARAVLERLRDEE from the coding sequence ATGCCACAGATCCCGTTACACTACGTCGATTTGCGAACGTTCTGCTACGCCACCGAGGACGAAAAGCGCGTCGAGCAAGCGCTTCGGACCTTTCTCCCGGAGGAATTCGAAATCGACCGCGCCGAGAGCGAGGGCCACTACGGCGACCGCATCCTCGTCCTCTCGGCCCGCGTCGAGAAGGCGGACGACGTCCGACACGTCCTCTCGCGTCTCGCGGACCTCGAGACGTTCGACCAGTTGATCGACGAACTCGACGAGCGGGTCACCGAGAACACCGAACTGTTTCTGCGATTCGACAAACAGGCCGCCTTCGAAGGAGCGGTCCGCCTCGGCGACGGCATCACGTTCCGTGCGAAGGTCGAGGCCTATCCCGCGAAGAAAGAACAGGCGGTCGAAAACGCCAGAGCGGTCCTCGAGCGGCTTCGGGACGAGGAGTAG
- a CDS encoding TetR/AcrR family transcriptional regulator — protein MTDETIADLMEATYRALCKHGYAELTMQDIAAESDKSKGTLHYHFEGKQDLLESFLEYLLEEFEARTETTPGETPAERLHEFLDELLTPADEDSAEEFRTALLEIKAQSPYNDAYRERLGEFDSALHDRIAGLVADGREAGEFREDVDPDETADFLVTLFNGAQTRAAAVDRSPELTKCHVHAYIDETLRPTDSSERGDGAASCAEWRTETETDVEAKSETDVEAETDTEAGE, from the coding sequence ATGACGGACGAGACGATTGCGGATCTCATGGAGGCGACGTACCGAGCGCTGTGCAAACACGGCTACGCGGAGCTGACGATGCAGGATATCGCCGCCGAATCGGACAAGAGCAAGGGGACGTTGCACTACCACTTCGAGGGCAAACAGGACCTCCTCGAGTCGTTTCTGGAGTATCTGCTGGAGGAATTCGAGGCGCGAACCGAGACGACTCCGGGCGAGACGCCGGCCGAACGACTCCACGAGTTTCTCGACGAACTGCTGACGCCGGCCGACGAGGACTCCGCCGAAGAATTTCGAACGGCGCTGCTCGAGATCAAGGCCCAGTCGCCGTACAACGACGCCTACCGCGAGCGTCTTGGCGAGTTCGACAGCGCGCTCCACGACCGAATCGCGGGCCTCGTCGCGGACGGCCGCGAGGCGGGGGAATTTCGCGAGGACGTCGACCCGGACGAGACGGCAGATTTCCTGGTGACGCTGTTCAACGGCGCGCAGACGCGAGCGGCCGCGGTCGATCGGTCACCCGAACTGACGAAATGTCACGTCCACGCGTACATCGACGAAACGCTTCGACCGACTGACTCGAGCGAACGAGGTGACGGGGCCGCGAGTTGCGCCGAGTGGCGGACTGAAACGGAGACGGACGTGGAGGCGAAATCGGAGACGGACGTGGAGGCGGAGACGGACACGGAGGCGGGCGAATGA
- a CDS encoding MATE family efflux transporter, translated as MSLLDRLVSWFQRRVYGRFTGLFKGRDEFDLTSGDIARPLFYLSLPIIVTNLLQTAYNLIDTFWLGQYSTEALAAISFAFPMVFLLISVGMGLSVAGSVLVAQHIGADEEAEAEYAASQTVALSLLGAVILGLVGYVFVEELLGLLGASQDVLPLATEYMQVISLGMAFMFGFFVFIALMRGYGDTITPMLVMFGSVLLNVVLDPFLIFGWGPFPELGIQGAAIATVFSRALALAVGLAIMFRGARGVRIRLRQMRPDLSFAKKLVGIGFPASIEGMGRALSINLLLVIVGFFPTYVVAAYGIGTRVFSVIFLPAIAVARGVETMTGQNVGAGKPERAKAAADFAARTTFIVLGALGVVAWVGAEPIIAAFTDDAQVIEVGVTFLRYVAPSFGFIGVMRAYNGSFRGTGKTLTAAGIVLVIYGLVRLPIAATLSQSALGYRGIWLAFAASNVLGAGLAYGWYRRGTWRRVDVTGGPAAPGLGDDVEPSTDD; from the coding sequence ATGAGTCTCCTCGATCGGCTCGTCAGCTGGTTTCAGCGGCGGGTCTACGGACGATTCACGGGACTGTTCAAGGGTCGAGACGAGTTCGATCTGACCTCGGGTGACATCGCTCGGCCGCTGTTCTACCTGTCGCTGCCAATTATCGTGACGAACTTGCTGCAGACCGCGTACAACCTCATCGACACGTTCTGGCTCGGCCAGTACAGCACGGAGGCGCTGGCGGCGATCAGTTTCGCGTTCCCGATGGTGTTCCTGTTGATCTCGGTCGGAATGGGACTGTCCGTCGCCGGGAGCGTCCTCGTCGCTCAGCATATCGGCGCGGACGAGGAAGCCGAGGCGGAATACGCCGCCTCTCAGACCGTCGCGCTGTCGCTGCTCGGCGCAGTGATCCTCGGACTCGTCGGCTACGTCTTCGTCGAGGAACTGCTCGGCCTCCTCGGCGCATCGCAGGACGTGTTGCCGCTGGCGACCGAGTACATGCAGGTCATCTCGCTCGGCATGGCCTTCATGTTCGGCTTTTTCGTCTTTATCGCGCTCATGCGGGGCTACGGCGACACGATCACACCGATGCTGGTCATGTTCGGCTCCGTCCTCCTCAACGTCGTCCTCGACCCCTTCCTGATCTTCGGCTGGGGTCCGTTTCCCGAACTGGGCATTCAGGGCGCGGCTATCGCGACGGTCTTCTCGCGGGCCCTCGCGCTCGCCGTCGGGCTGGCGATCATGTTTCGCGGGGCCCGGGGCGTCCGCATCCGGCTCCGACAGATGCGCCCCGATCTCTCCTTCGCGAAAAAGCTCGTCGGGATCGGGTTTCCGGCATCGATCGAGGGCATGGGTCGCGCGCTCTCGATCAACTTACTACTGGTGATCGTCGGATTCTTTCCCACGTACGTCGTCGCCGCGTACGGAATCGGGACGCGGGTGTTCTCGGTGATCTTCCTCCCGGCGATCGCGGTCGCCCGCGGCGTCGAGACGATGACCGGCCAGAACGTCGGCGCGGGCAAACCGGAGCGAGCGAAAGCCGCCGCCGACTTCGCGGCTCGAACCACGTTCATCGTCCTCGGCGCGCTGGGAGTCGTCGCGTGGGTCGGCGCAGAGCCGATCATCGCCGCGTTCACCGACGACGCGCAGGTCATCGAGGTCGGCGTGACGTTCCTCCGGTACGTCGCGCCATCGTTCGGTTTCATCGGCGTCATGCGGGCCTACAACGGCAGCTTCCGGGGGACCGGAAAGACGCTCACCGCGGCCGGGATCGTGCTGGTGATCTACGGTCTCGTGCGCCTTCCCATCGCGGCGACGCTCTCGCAATCGGCCCTCGGCTATCGGGGGATCTGGCTCGCGTTCGCCGCGTCGAACGTCCTCGGTGCCGGTCTCGCCTACGGCTGGTACCGCCGGGGAACCTGGCGTCGCGTCGACGTGACCGGCGGGCCTGCCGCTCCCGGCCTGGGCGACGACGTCGAACCGAGTACCGACGATTGA
- a CDS encoding YcaO-like family protein, with the protein MHVSVVADDPVREAVVAALDDVDIDVRETDPGALVDARFAVVGDVVGSSSFDRANEAAREGSTPWIAVEIGGVGGHSLPAVDAAVTGFAPATGCFDCLRARVTSNTEAEDVAERPQADRSAARLAGAIAGRECVRVLSGDDGSIVGQVREVPHARRPLLPVPGCECSDGSRDRTLDRDADTLSLDEAVEHAESAIDDRIGPVSSIGEIESFPAPYYLATVADTTAFSDASAPQQAAGVADDWNAALMKAVGEGLERYCAGVYRDSDFVHGRETDLENAVPPTALVRPADAPAYDSSDGHRWVPAENLETGEPAHLPAAAVQFPQPGAELVPPITTGLGLGSSTVDALLSGLTEVLERDATMLAWYSTFEPLGLSVDQQAFETLERRARSEGLSVTPLLVTQDIDVPVVAVAVHRDPDGFDGRASDSAAGGAWPAFAVGSAAGLDAAAAATSALEEALQNWLELRSLGPEDAADAGGAIGEYASFPDRARAFVDVEPAVPAASVGPDSVPTGLDRLESLCARTVDAGLTPYATRLTTRDVDQIGFEAVRVVVPGAQPLFTSDPFFGDRAEDVPRDLGFEPNLERAFHPYP; encoded by the coding sequence ATGCACGTTTCTGTCGTGGCCGACGATCCGGTTCGAGAGGCAGTCGTCGCCGCACTCGACGACGTCGATATCGACGTTCGCGAGACCGACCCGGGGGCGCTGGTCGACGCGCGCTTCGCCGTCGTCGGCGACGTCGTCGGTTCGTCGTCGTTCGACCGGGCGAACGAAGCCGCACGTGAAGGCTCCACGCCGTGGATAGCGGTCGAAATTGGCGGCGTCGGCGGCCACTCGTTACCGGCCGTCGATGCCGCCGTAACCGGCTTTGCGCCCGCGACCGGCTGTTTCGACTGTCTCCGCGCCAGAGTCACGTCGAACACAGAGGCCGAGGACGTAGCGGAGAGGCCCCAGGCAGATCGGAGCGCAGCGCGACTCGCCGGGGCGATCGCCGGTCGGGAGTGCGTCCGCGTCCTCTCGGGGGACGACGGCTCGATCGTCGGGCAGGTTCGAGAAGTTCCACACGCTCGACGGCCCTTGTTGCCAGTCCCCGGTTGCGAGTGCAGCGATGGGTCGCGAGATCGGACGCTCGACCGAGACGCCGACACGCTCTCGCTCGATGAGGCCGTCGAGCACGCGGAAAGCGCGATCGACGACCGGATCGGCCCGGTATCGAGCATCGGCGAAATCGAATCCTTCCCGGCCCCCTACTATCTCGCGACGGTCGCGGATACGACGGCGTTTAGCGACGCGAGCGCCCCGCAGCAGGCGGCCGGCGTCGCGGACGACTGGAACGCGGCGCTGATGAAAGCCGTCGGCGAGGGCCTCGAGCGATACTGTGCCGGCGTCTATCGCGATTCAGACTTCGTCCACGGACGCGAGACCGATCTCGAAAACGCGGTTCCCCCGACGGCGCTCGTCCGGCCGGCGGACGCGCCCGCCTACGATTCGAGCGACGGACACCGCTGGGTTCCAGCCGAGAATCTGGAGACCGGCGAACCGGCGCACTTGCCAGCGGCGGCGGTCCAGTTCCCGCAACCGGGTGCGGAACTGGTTCCGCCGATCACGACCGGCCTGGGCCTCGGCTCCTCGACGGTCGACGCCCTGCTATCCGGGCTGACCGAGGTACTCGAGCGTGACGCGACGATGCTCGCCTGGTACTCGACGTTCGAGCCTCTCGGGCTATCGGTCGATCAGCAGGCGTTCGAGACGCTCGAGCGACGCGCCCGGAGCGAAGGCTTATCCGTGACGCCGCTCCTCGTCACCCAGGATATCGACGTCCCCGTCGTGGCAGTGGCGGTCCATCGCGATCCGGACGGGTTCGACGGGCGAGCGTCGGATTCGGCCGCCGGTGGCGCCTGGCCGGCGTTCGCAGTCGGCTCGGCCGCCGGTCTCGACGCCGCTGCGGCCGCGACGTCGGCGCTCGAGGAAGCACTGCAGAACTGGCTGGAACTGCGGAGTCTCGGTCCCGAAGACGCTGCCGACGCGGGCGGCGCGATCGGCGAGTACGCGTCGTTCCCCGACCGCGCGCGGGCGTTCGTCGACGTCGAGCCCGCAGTCCCAGCGGCCAGCGTCGGGCCCGATTCCGTCCCGACCGGGCTCGATCGTCTCGAGTCGCTGTGTGCGCGGACGGTCGACGCGGGATTGACACCGTACGCGACGCGATTGACGACTCGCGACGTCGATCAGATCGGGTTCGAGGCCGTTCGTGTCGTCGTTCCCGGCGCACAGCCGCTTTTTACCAGTGACCCCTTCTTCGGCGATCGAGCGGAAGACGTCCCACGAGACCTCGGCTTCGAACCGAACCTCGAGCGGGCGTTTCATCCGTATCCGTGA
- a CDS encoding cupin domain-containing protein: MEKIAIDDVDVEVNPMEVHSVRRPVSDALGFSDFAMNYFELEPGESFSGGLHTHHDQEEVFYIQQGTATFDTEEGEIAVDEAEVVRFAPGDFQHGYNDTEERVVGFAFGAPKSKHDWDQIESMVYCQECEDELGHGLELTDDQAFQLTCTECGTTFTL, from the coding sequence ATGGAGAAAATCGCAATCGATGACGTCGACGTCGAAGTCAATCCGATGGAAGTCCACTCGGTCAGACGGCCGGTCTCTGACGCGCTCGGATTTTCCGACTTCGCGATGAATTACTTCGAACTCGAGCCCGGCGAGTCGTTCTCCGGCGGACTGCACACCCATCACGATCAGGAAGAGGTTTTTTACATTCAGCAGGGAACTGCGACCTTCGACACCGAAGAGGGGGAGATCGCCGTGGACGAAGCGGAAGTAGTTCGATTTGCACCGGGCGACTTCCAGCACGGCTATAACGATACCGAGGAACGGGTCGTCGGCTTCGCATTCGGCGCGCCGAAGTCGAAACACGACTGGGATCAGATCGAGTCGATGGTCTACTGCCAGGAATGCGAAGACGAACTCGGCCACGGCCTCGAACTCACTGATGACCAGGCGTTTCAGCTCACGTGTACCGAGTGTGGAACCACGTTTACGCTCTGA
- the cmk gene encoding (d)CMP kinase: MATADSSAVGIDTTLFITVSGPPGCGATTLCERLSEEMNCPFVSGGDIFRELADDRDMSLNQLTAKADESDEIDRALDQRLQQIAEQWGMANKPFILESRLAGWLAGERADLRIWLDAPEDVRLERIADRVETEAEMRVREVSEAGRYRSYYEIDIDDRGFYDLHINTARWSKNGVFALVRTAIEEYDPELDEGAFTTPAVDL; this comes from the coding sequence ATGGCTACAGCAGACAGTTCGGCCGTGGGGATCGACACGACGCTTTTCATCACCGTCTCCGGGCCGCCGGGATGCGGGGCGACGACGCTCTGTGAGCGTCTCTCAGAGGAAATGAATTGCCCGTTCGTCTCCGGTGGCGACATCTTCCGCGAACTCGCCGACGACCGCGACATGAGTCTCAACCAGCTCACCGCGAAAGCGGACGAATCCGACGAGATCGATCGCGCGCTCGACCAGCGACTCCAGCAGATCGCCGAACAGTGGGGGATGGCCAACAAGCCGTTCATTCTCGAGTCCCGGTTGGCGGGCTGGCTGGCCGGTGAGCGAGCGGATCTCCGCATCTGGCTCGATGCGCCGGAAGACGTCCGTCTCGAGCGCATCGCCGATCGCGTCGAAACAGAAGCCGAAATGCGCGTTCGCGAGGTCAGCGAAGCCGGTCGCTACAGATCCTATTACGAGATCGATATCGACGACCGCGGGTTCTACGACTTGCATATCAATACCGCCCGCTGGTCCAAGAACGGCGTGTTCGCTCTCGTCCGCACCGCTATCGAGGAGTACGATCCCGAACTCGATGAGGGGGCCTTCACTACGCCCGCCGTAGATCTGTAG
- the guaB gene encoding IMP dehydrogenase codes for MANDVPEHEPYSSKLQVPEALTFDDVLLRPKESRVEPDDADLTSRVSKNVEVSVPILSAAMDTVTESDMAIAMARHGGLGVLHRNMNVDEMVEEIERVKSADELIIPLDSVVTADPEMTVREVDELMARQGVGGAPVVNTNGEVLGIISSTDIRPHLEVNEDDPVTEAMTDEVITAHQDIDARDAFDLMYDHKIERVPVVDDQNLLVGLVTMQGILQRREYKEAVRDADGRLRCGVAVSPFESDRALAADEAGADVLFIDTAHAHNLNVVDGAREIKESVDADVVVGNIGTREAAADLVGFADGLKVGIGPGSICTTRVVSGSGMPQITAVAQVADVAADHDVPVIADGGIRYSGDAIKAVAAGADAVMLGSYFAGTDEAPGRVVTMNGKKYKQYRGMGSVGAMKSGDSDRYLKEEPDEDDEYVPEGVEAATPYKGTLKSELHQLAGGMQSGMGYVGAETIPSFKERAEFVRVSAAGQAESHAHDVVITDEAPNYSPDSE; via the coding sequence ATGGCGAACGACGTTCCCGAGCACGAGCCCTATTCTTCGAAACTTCAGGTACCGGAAGCGCTAACGTTCGACGACGTCCTTCTCCGGCCGAAGGAAAGTCGTGTCGAACCCGACGACGCGGATCTCACGTCACGCGTTTCGAAGAACGTCGAGGTTTCCGTCCCGATCCTCTCGGCGGCGATGGACACGGTTACCGAAAGCGACATGGCCATCGCGATGGCACGCCACGGCGGCCTCGGCGTTCTCCATCGAAATATGAACGTCGACGAGATGGTCGAGGAAATCGAGCGTGTCAAAAGCGCTGACGAACTCATCATCCCCCTCGACTCGGTAGTCACCGCGGACCCGGAGATGACCGTTCGCGAAGTCGACGAACTGATGGCCCGGCAGGGCGTCGGCGGCGCACCCGTCGTCAACACGAACGGCGAAGTACTGGGGATCATCTCGAGTACCGACATCCGGCCGCACCTCGAGGTCAACGAGGACGATCCGGTCACCGAAGCGATGACGGACGAGGTTATCACGGCCCACCAGGATATCGACGCGCGTGACGCGTTCGATCTGATGTACGATCACAAGATCGAGCGCGTTCCGGTCGTCGACGATCAGAACTTGCTGGTCGGGCTCGTCACGATGCAGGGCATCCTCCAGCGTCGAGAATACAAGGAAGCCGTTCGAGACGCCGACGGGCGGCTTCGCTGTGGCGTCGCCGTCAGCCCGTTCGAGTCGGATCGTGCGCTCGCGGCCGACGAGGCCGGTGCGGACGTCCTGTTTATCGATACCGCGCACGCACACAACCTGAACGTCGTCGACGGTGCTCGAGAGATCAAAGAGTCCGTCGACGCTGACGTCGTGGTCGGCAACATCGGAACCCGTGAGGCGGCCGCGGACCTGGTCGGTTTCGCCGACGGGCTGAAAGTGGGAATCGGTCCGGGATCGATCTGTACAACCCGGGTCGTCTCGGGATCCGGGATGCCACAGATCACGGCCGTCGCGCAGGTCGCGGACGTCGCCGCTGATCACGACGTCCCTGTGATCGCCGACGGCGGCATCCGCTACTCCGGTGACGCTATCAAGGCGGTCGCCGCCGGTGCCGATGCGGTCATGCTCGGCTCTTACTTCGCTGGAACCGACGAAGCGCCGGGTCGAGTCGTCACGATGAACGGAAAGAAGTACAAGCAATACCGCGGCATGGGATCCGTCGGCGCGATGAAATCCGGCGACAGCGACCGGTACCTCAAAGAGGAACCCGACGAGGACGACGAGTACGTTCCGGAGGGCGTCGAAGCCGCGACGCCGTACAAGGGAACGCTCAAGTCCGAACTCCACCAGCTCGCGGGCGGGATGCAATCGGGGATGGGCTACGTCGGCGCGGAGACGATTCCGTCGTTCAAAGAGCGGGCGGAGTTTGTTCGCGTCTCTGCGGCCGGACAGGCCGAAAGCCACGCCCACGACGTCGTGATCACCGACGAGGCACCGAACTACTCGCCGGACAGCGAGTGA
- a CDS encoding DUF5794 domain-containing protein: protein MSTSQHPVALRMERIVGGDARLLALVMMLPLVDGVFPALILADALSDPLGAIQVGLLIFGGSATVAVILADMDGTPREQAAVVLLVGVPLILLAALEAALSPAIESVIDIVIFERFAALVIATIAAKTASATIGEYLPNPVVVLGLGLIASIDPSSATFEVMTDPALVAHATLAAAVGVAFALTVALLGPYLREYMDIDRFRFGSAVALGLLPLSLLGMAFGQAPLAALVVAALFAVDPSFTGTDSTNASSDSDADDATVQMGTLTDGGAGDRPTEHDSRSSQSEDEPGTYPSDDATDTAGRAPWL from the coding sequence ATGAGTACGTCACAGCATCCGGTTGCGCTCCGGATGGAGCGCATCGTCGGGGGTGACGCCAGGCTCCTCGCGCTGGTCATGATGCTCCCCTTAGTCGATGGCGTCTTCCCCGCGCTGATCCTCGCAGACGCCCTCAGCGATCCGCTCGGCGCAATTCAGGTCGGGTTGCTGATATTCGGCGGGAGCGCCACCGTCGCCGTCATCCTCGCCGACATGGACGGTACCCCCCGCGAGCAGGCAGCCGTCGTCTTACTCGTCGGAGTGCCGTTGATCCTCCTCGCGGCGCTGGAAGCCGCGCTCTCGCCCGCTATCGAGAGCGTCATCGACATCGTCATCTTCGAGCGGTTCGCAGCCCTCGTCATCGCAACCATCGCGGCGAAGACCGCCAGCGCGACCATCGGCGAGTATCTGCCGAATCCCGTCGTCGTCCTCGGACTGGGGCTGATCGCGAGCATCGACCCCTCCAGCGCAACGTTCGAGGTGATGACCGATCCTGCCCTCGTCGCCCACGCGACCCTTGCGGCAGCAGTCGGCGTGGCCTTCGCACTGACCGTCGCCCTCCTCGGGCCCTACCTCCGAGAGTACATGGACATCGACCGATTCCGCTTCGGAAGTGCGGTTGCGCTGGGCTTGCTCCCACTGTCACTGCTCGGCATGGCCTTCGGCCAGGCGCCGCTTGCCGCCCTCGTAGTCGCCGCCCTGTTCGCCGTCGACCCGTCGTTCACCGGGACCGACAGCACGAACGCGAGTTCTGATTCCGATGCCGACGACGCGACCGTTCAGATGGGGACGCTGACGGATGGCGGTGCCGGCGACCGACCGACCGAGCACGACTCGAGGAGTTCTCAGAGCGAGGACGAACCGGGAACGTATCCGAGTGACGATGCGACGGATACGGCGGGTCGAGCCCCCTGGCTGTAG
- a CDS encoding universal stress protein: protein MYDQILLATDGTIASKNAESHAIELAETHNATLHTLFVVDESIYTAYSGDEYVDEAEGPEHGLEELGQEAIEEVRSSAEDSGVEMIGAVKHGHPVDTILEYGDRQDIDMVVLGTKHRPAEYRALLGSVTERVLRLTTRPTVVVKTEVDE, encoded by the coding sequence ATGTACGACCAGATTCTACTCGCCACGGATGGCACGATTGCGTCGAAGAACGCGGAATCCCATGCAATCGAACTCGCCGAGACACACAATGCTACCCTTCATACTCTATTCGTCGTCGATGAGAGCATCTATACGGCATACAGTGGGGACGAGTATGTCGACGAGGCAGAGGGGCCTGAGCATGGACTCGAAGAACTCGGACAGGAAGCCATCGAGGAGGTCCGGAGTAGTGCGGAAGACAGTGGGGTCGAGATGATCGGGGCAGTAAAACACGGACATCCTGTCGATACGATACTCGAGTACGGAGATCGGCAAGATATCGATATGGTCGTCCTCGGCACGAAACACCGGCCAGCGGAATACCGCGCGCTACTCGGGAGTGTAACCGAGCGCGTGCTTAGACTAACCACTCGGCCGACAGTCGTCGTGAAAACGGAAGTCGACGAATAA
- a CDS encoding DUF1059 domain-containing protein — protein sequence MAYQFECAAPDCVFLIRAADEEEVIAQVQRHSEERHEKSPPPEGVIRERMETVDVE from the coding sequence ATGGCGTATCAATTCGAGTGTGCGGCCCCGGACTGCGTGTTCCTGATTCGAGCCGCGGACGAAGAAGAGGTCATCGCACAGGTCCAACGACATTCGGAAGAACGACACGAGAAATCCCCGCCGCCCGAGGGCGTAATCCGCGAGCGAATGGAGACCGTCGACGTCGAGTGA